The following proteins are co-located in the Nonlabens ponticola genome:
- a CDS encoding S41 family peptidase, whose translation MLLCLASFKNDFFEIAKQIEIFTEMYKQINMNYVDETNPADLMDNAIEGMLSDLDPYTKYWTEQEVEQSRINSRGAYTGIGANVRTTENKLIIVEPWKDYPADKAGLKAGDEILEIDGIKIADYEDNAGKLLQGSAGTKLQVTYTRQGKTNSTTLERAAVDIKAVPFYGMATSDIGYVILAKFNEKASRETRDAIRDLKEQGAQKIILDLRGNPGGLLSEAVNVSNLFIPKDKLITSTQSSIEKYNRTYLTKKKAFDADIPLAVLINGRSASASEIVSGSVQDYDRGVVIGARSYGKGLVQRPRELSYGTQVKITISRYFTPSGRCIQALDYWNRDADGNAVRTLKEDYNAYKTVNSGRTVYDGGGIDPDIKMESAAYSPITTALLRDNAIFDYATDYYYNHQYASIDDIKLSNQDFADFIAWIEARGFDFETVTESAFAKAYKTAANEQLDDDIDASYQTMVQAIKEAKKGDIKDKKAEIMSLLTDEIVKRYFYRDGLYEYQLKYGPEIQEAIKVLDNPKEYKRILS comes from the coding sequence ATGCTGTTGTGTCTAGCAAGTTTCAAGAATGACTTCTTTGAAATTGCCAAGCAGATTGAGATTTTTACAGAGATGTATAAACAAATCAACATGAACTATGTTGATGAGACTAATCCTGCAGATCTTATGGACAACGCCATAGAAGGCATGTTGTCTGATCTTGATCCTTATACAAAATACTGGACAGAGCAAGAGGTAGAGCAATCGCGTATTAATTCGCGAGGTGCCTACACAGGTATAGGTGCCAATGTGCGCACCACGGAAAACAAACTGATAATCGTTGAGCCTTGGAAAGACTATCCAGCCGATAAGGCAGGCCTTAAGGCAGGCGATGAAATCCTGGAAATTGATGGTATCAAGATCGCAGATTATGAGGATAATGCTGGAAAACTATTACAGGGTTCTGCCGGTACAAAGCTACAGGTAACCTACACTAGACAAGGTAAAACAAACAGCACCACGCTGGAACGTGCTGCGGTAGATATTAAAGCGGTACCGTTTTATGGTATGGCAACCAGCGATATAGGATATGTAATTTTAGCAAAGTTCAACGAGAAAGCCTCAAGAGAAACTCGTGATGCGATACGTGATTTGAAGGAGCAAGGTGCGCAAAAAATTATCTTGGACCTGCGAGGTAATCCTGGTGGCTTATTGAGCGAGGCCGTGAATGTTTCAAACCTCTTTATTCCTAAGGATAAACTCATTACCAGTACACAATCTTCTATCGAGAAGTACAACCGCACCTATTTGACAAAAAAGAAAGCCTTTGACGCAGATATACCGTTAGCGGTTCTCATCAACGGCCGCAGCGCCAGTGCCAGCGAGATTGTGAGCGGTAGCGTGCAGGATTATGACCGTGGTGTCGTGATAGGCGCACGCAGTTATGGTAAAGGCCTCGTACAGCGTCCGCGTGAGTTGAGCTATGGAACACAGGTAAAGATTACCATTTCTAGATATTTCACGCCTAGTGGTAGATGCATCCAGGCGCTGGATTACTGGAACCGCGATGCAGATGGCAATGCCGTGCGCACGCTCAAGGAAGATTACAACGCTTACAAGACGGTCAACAGCGGCCGTACGGTATATGATGGTGGCGGCATCGATCCCGATATTAAGATGGAGAGCGCTGCCTACTCGCCTATTACCACCGCGTTATTGCGTGATAATGCCATATTTGACTATGCGACTGACTATTATTACAACCATCAGTATGCGAGTATAGATGACATTAAATTGAGTAATCAAGATTTTGCAGACTTCATCGCATGGATTGAGGCTCGTGGTTTTGATTTTGAGACAGTTACAGAGTCAGCTTTCGCGAAAGCTTACAAAACAGCAGCCAATGAACAACTGGATGACGACATTGATGCAAGCTACCAGACCATGGTGCAGGCGATCAAGGAAGCCAAAAAAGGAGACATTAAGGATAAAAAGGCCGAGATCATGAGCCTGCTCACTGACGAGATCGTCAAGCGTTATTTTTATCGCGATGGCTTGTATGAATATCAACTCAAGTACGGCCCTGAAATTCAAGAAGCCATTAAGGTATTAGATAATCCCAAAGAATATAAACGCATCTTGAGCTAA
- the rnpA gene encoding ribonuclease P protein component — MKFTLGREKKLKRKKDIDRLFIEGLSVRKGALRLKYVQDQGADENKVTFTVPKRFHKLAVDRNRIKRLMRESYRLQQHDLPLLVTQHFKFMWIYQSHKMPDQEQINKLVHNVIKELHRLTDAKS, encoded by the coding sequence ATGAAATTCACTTTGGGCAGAGAGAAAAAACTAAAACGTAAAAAGGATATTGATCGCCTTTTTATAGAAGGTCTTTCCGTTCGCAAGGGTGCATTGCGACTGAAGTACGTTCAAGATCAAGGAGCTGATGAAAACAAGGTGACTTTTACAGTGCCTAAACGCTTTCATAAACTAGCTGTTGACCGCAATAGAATCAAACGCTTGATGCGTGAATCCTACAGGTTGCAACAGCACGACCTACCTCTATTGGTAACACAGCATTTTAAATTTATGTGGATTTATCAATCTCATAAAATGCCTGATCAGGAGCAAATTAATAAGCTAGTACATAACGTTATCAAAGAATTACATCGATTAACGGACGCCAAAAGTTGA
- a CDS encoding M1 family metallopeptidase, giving the protein MKKTFLILAAAVLASCSSTKETSKPMAQNPDMPNYWQQEVDYKMDVDMNVDNYQYDGKQTLVYTNNSPETLDKVYYHLFFNAFQPGSEMDVRSRSIQDPDGRVGSRIVALKPNEIGYLHVSNMTQDGMTLNPKEEETILVVPLAKPLKPGQSTMFKLDFNGQVPVQIRRSGRNNAEGVALSMTQWYPKIAEFDIDGWNASPYIGREFHGVWGDFDVKLTMDKSYTVGGTGYLQNPKEIGHGYDKPNSGPAKGENGKLTWHFKAPKVHDFAWAADPNYVHDIYKGANGVDLHFFYLNKDNLKENWKRLQPDTNKMLQFFNENIGQYPYKQYSVLQGGDGGMEYAMCTLITGERSYDGLAGVTAHEFAHSWFNHILATNEAKHEWMDEGFTTYISNLAMDEIKNEGQENPNEGSYAGYIRLANSGVEQPQTTHADRYERNFAYGVSAYSKGATYLAQLGYVVGDEVRDEIIKEYYDTWKFKHPTPNDFKRVAERVSGMELDWYHTDWTQTTNTIDYSVDAVVNDSGNAVVTLSRKGLMPMPLDIKVTTKSGDEYMYYLPLRMMRGEKEVPSDWKVEADWPWAFPTYNLTLPGIDAADVSSITIDPKQMMADVNRENNTLEN; this is encoded by the coding sequence ATGAAAAAAACTTTTTTAATACTCGCGGCGGCAGTTTTGGCCAGCTGTAGTTCTACTAAAGAGACCAGTAAACCGATGGCTCAAAACCCTGATATGCCTAATTACTGGCAGCAAGAGGTTGACTATAAAATGGACGTTGACATGAATGTCGACAACTATCAATACGACGGTAAACAGACTCTGGTGTATACCAACAACAGTCCAGAAACACTGGATAAGGTGTATTATCATCTGTTCTTCAACGCCTTCCAACCTGGTAGTGAGATGGATGTGCGCTCGCGCAGCATTCAAGATCCTGATGGTCGTGTAGGCTCTCGAATTGTTGCGCTAAAACCTAATGAAATAGGTTACCTGCATGTGAGCAACATGACTCAAGATGGTATGACGCTCAATCCTAAAGAAGAAGAGACCATTCTGGTCGTGCCACTTGCCAAGCCGTTGAAACCTGGACAAAGCACTATGTTTAAGCTTGATTTTAATGGCCAAGTTCCTGTACAGATAAGACGTAGCGGCCGCAATAATGCGGAAGGCGTCGCACTATCCATGACGCAATGGTATCCTAAAATCGCTGAATTTGATATAGACGGCTGGAACGCTAGTCCTTACATAGGTCGTGAATTTCACGGCGTTTGGGGCGATTTTGATGTAAAACTCACCATGGACAAATCCTATACTGTAGGTGGTACTGGTTATCTACAAAACCCAAAAGAAATAGGTCACGGCTATGACAAGCCCAACTCTGGTCCTGCTAAGGGCGAGAATGGCAAACTGACCTGGCACTTTAAAGCACCTAAGGTGCATGATTTTGCTTGGGCAGCAGACCCTAATTATGTGCATGATATTTACAAAGGCGCCAATGGTGTTGACCTGCACTTTTTTTACCTAAACAAAGATAATTTGAAAGAGAACTGGAAGCGCTTGCAACCAGATACCAACAAGATGCTCCAATTCTTCAATGAGAACATAGGCCAGTATCCGTACAAACAATATTCTGTATTGCAAGGTGGTGATGGTGGTATGGAGTATGCCATGTGTACGCTTATTACTGGAGAGCGCAGTTACGACGGTCTAGCTGGTGTCACCGCTCACGAGTTTGCGCACTCATGGTTCAACCACATACTGGCTACTAACGAGGCAAAACATGAGTGGATGGATGAAGGTTTTACTACCTACATTTCTAATCTTGCCATGGATGAGATTAAGAATGAGGGTCAAGAAAATCCCAATGAAGGTTCATATGCAGGTTATATTAGACTAGCGAACAGTGGCGTTGAGCAACCACAAACGACGCATGCAGATCGCTATGAGCGCAACTTTGCCTATGGCGTTAGTGCTTATTCTAAAGGTGCTACCTATCTCGCACAATTGGGTTATGTAGTAGGCGATGAGGTGCGCGACGAGATCATCAAGGAATACTATGACACCTGGAAGTTCAAACACCCTACGCCTAACGACTTCAAGCGCGTGGCAGAGCGTGTGAGCGGTATGGAACTGGACTGGTATCATACAGACTGGACGCAAACTACAAATACGATTGACTACAGTGTTGATGCTGTGGTCAATGATTCTGGTAATGCTGTGGTTACGCTTTCGCGAAAGGGACTCATGCCTATGCCACTGGATATCAAGGTAACTACTAAAAGTGGCGATGAATATATGTATTACCTACCATTACGCATGATGCGTGGTGAGAAAGAAGTACCTAGCGACTGGAAAGTTGAGGCAGACTGGCCGTGGGCTTTCCCTACTTATAATCTCACACTGCCTGGTATTGATGCGGCAGACGTTTCATCGATCACCATCGACCCAAAACAAATGATGGCAGATGTTAATCGCGAGAATAACACGCTTGAGAACTAG
- the mce gene encoding methylmalonyl-CoA epimerase yields MLGKIEHLGIAVKDLKQANDLYTKLLGRQPYKQEAVESEHVITSFFTAGENKIELLAATSDDSAIAKHIEKRGTGIHHVAYAVENIHAEMQRLESEGFTLINKEPKKGADNKLVAFIHPKSTNGVLVELCQEIQE; encoded by the coding sequence ATGCTAGGTAAAATTGAACATTTAGGAATTGCCGTTAAGGACCTTAAACAGGCAAACGACTTGTACACAAAGCTGCTGGGACGTCAACCTTACAAGCAAGAAGCGGTAGAAAGTGAGCATGTCATTACTAGCTTCTTTACGGCTGGTGAGAATAAAATAGAATTACTTGCAGCCACCAGCGATGATAGTGCCATCGCAAAGCATATAGAAAAACGCGGCACAGGCATACACCATGTGGCCTATGCGGTAGAGAACATCCATGCAGAAATGCAACGATTGGAGTCCGAAGGTTTTACCTTAATAAACAAAGAGCCTAAGAAAGGTGCCGATAATAAACTAGTGGCTTTCATACATCCAAAAAGTACCAACGGCGTCCTAGTAGAACTATGTCAGGAAATACAGGAATAG
- the rbfA gene encoding 30S ribosome-binding factor RbfA: protein MEETQRQKKIAGILQEDISSVLQEKMRQNAVKNLLVSVTKVTVTPDLGYAKAFVSVFPANKADAVIEEIKEMTGEIRHEVAARVRHQFRRMPELQIYNDDSLEYMDQIDRELKGENNPIENPDILPRRKKS from the coding sequence ATGGAAGAAACTCAACGTCAAAAAAAAATTGCGGGAATTCTGCAAGAGGATATCTCTAGTGTGTTGCAGGAAAAAATGCGCCAGAATGCGGTGAAGAATCTGCTGGTATCTGTGACTAAGGTTACGGTGACGCCTGATCTGGGTTATGCTAAGGCTTTTGTATCTGTTTTTCCTGCTAATAAGGCTGATGCGGTGATTGAGGAGATCAAGGAAATGACGGGTGAGATACGCCATGAGGTGGCTGCTAGGGTGCGACACCAGTTCCGTAGGATGCCTGAGCTGCAAATTTATAATGATGATAGTTTGGAATACATGGATCAAATTGATCGCGAGCTCAAGGGCGAGAACAACCCAATTGAGAATCCTGATATTTTACCGCGACGCAAGAAGTCTTAA
- a CDS encoding ABC transporter permease, which produces MNISYYIARRYLVSKNGKNAINIINILSFIITIVGTAALFIVLSGFSGLKDFSTSFSGYFDPDLQVTAVQGKTVQLTNDRLESLLQTDGVDVVAGVIEEKAFLNYDEKNDIAFIKGVPNNYTQIISTDSILIGGSWLTDSDPQIVIGAGIATDLSVFVNDYSSFLQIMVPKPGEEALNVMNLSRSFRKLDAVAVGMFSVNEELDNKYIFITLDAARALMGYNENTVSAVEIKLSEPQKEDEVRQAIASIFEEDIIIKNKLQLNGALYKMLNSENLAVYLIFTLVLIIALFNVVGSIIMMILDKKKNLKTLLDLGAQVGDLRKVFFIQGTLMTLAGGLIGLLIGVAFVVLQIEFDLVYIAPGLPYPFAMDWTNVIVALSTIAVLGMIASYTGSRRINDRLLSQAKL; this is translated from the coding sequence TTGAACATCTCGTACTACATAGCGCGACGTTATCTGGTTTCCAAAAATGGCAAGAATGCCATTAACATCATTAATATTCTAAGTTTTATCATAACAATCGTGGGAACGGCGGCACTATTTATTGTGCTTTCCGGTTTTAGCGGGTTGAAAGATTTTAGTACCAGTTTCAGCGGTTATTTTGATCCTGACTTACAGGTCACTGCGGTTCAAGGAAAAACGGTACAACTCACCAATGACCGACTAGAATCATTGCTCCAGACAGACGGCGTCGATGTGGTTGCTGGTGTGATAGAGGAAAAAGCGTTTCTCAACTATGACGAGAAAAATGACATCGCTTTTATAAAGGGTGTTCCCAACAACTACACGCAAATTATTTCTACTGACTCTATCTTGATAGGCGGCAGCTGGCTGACTGATAGCGATCCACAAATTGTTATTGGTGCTGGTATCGCTACTGATCTATCGGTTTTTGTAAATGACTATAGCTCTTTCCTGCAAATTATGGTACCTAAACCTGGCGAGGAAGCGCTTAATGTGATGAACTTGAGTAGATCATTTCGCAAGCTGGATGCTGTTGCGGTAGGTATGTTCTCAGTCAATGAGGAGCTGGACAACAAGTACATCTTTATTACTCTGGATGCTGCTCGCGCGCTTATGGGTTATAATGAGAATACGGTGAGCGCCGTAGAGATCAAATTATCAGAGCCTCAAAAAGAAGATGAAGTACGTCAGGCAATCGCCAGTATTTTTGAAGAGGATATTATTATTAAAAATAAGCTGCAATTAAATGGAGCACTTTATAAAATGCTGAATAGCGAGAACCTCGCGGTTTACTTGATTTTTACACTGGTGTTGATCATCGCCCTGTTCAATGTGGTAGGCTCGATCATCATGATGATTCTTGATAAGAAAAAAAACTTAAAAACATTGCTAGACCTTGGCGCGCAGGTAGGTGACTTGCGTAAGGTGTTCTTTATTCAAGGAACGCTCATGACGCTGGCTGGTGGCTTGATTGGATTATTGATAGGCGTCGCTTTTGTTGTCCTACAAATCGAGTTTGACCTCGTTTATATCGCGCCAGGATTGCCTTATCCTTTTGCTATGGACTGGACTAATGTGATTGTGGCACTTTCTACTATTGCGGTTTTAGGTATGATCGCGAGTTATACGGGTAGTCGTCGTATTAATGATCGATTGTTGTCTCAGGCAAAGCTGTAA
- the dusB gene encoding tRNA dihydrouridine synthase DusB, protein MVKIGDIELPEFPLLLAPMEDVSDPPFRTLCKENGADVVYTEFISSEGLIRDAAKSTMKLDIYETERPVGIQIFGANMQSMLQSVEIVERTKPDIIDINFGCPVKKVVSKGAGAGILKDIDLMVELTAAMVKHTNLPITVKTRLGWDHDSIKIVEVAERLQDVGIKAISIHGRTRAQMYKGDADWKPIADVKNNPRMHIPVFGNGDVNTPERALEMRDEYGLDGAMIGRASIGYPWFFREVKHFFETGEHLAPPTMQERVEVARRHLEMSIAWKGEKLGVFETRRHYTNYFKGIPNFKQHRMKMVTSDDPQGVFDAFDEVLQEFGDYSFA, encoded by the coding sequence ATGGTCAAGATAGGCGACATAGAACTTCCTGAATTCCCACTATTACTCGCACCTATGGAAGATGTGAGTGATCCACCATTCCGCACGCTGTGCAAGGAAAATGGTGCAGATGTGGTTTACACAGAATTTATCTCTAGTGAAGGCCTCATACGCGACGCTGCAAAAAGTACCATGAAATTAGATATCTATGAGACAGAGCGTCCAGTAGGGATTCAGATTTTTGGAGCTAACATGCAATCCATGTTGCAATCTGTAGAGATTGTTGAGCGCACCAAACCAGACATTATTGATATCAACTTCGGCTGCCCAGTTAAAAAAGTGGTTTCTAAAGGTGCTGGCGCTGGAATTCTTAAGGACATCGATCTCATGGTAGAGCTCACTGCTGCCATGGTTAAGCACACCAATTTGCCTATTACCGTGAAAACACGATTAGGTTGGGATCACGACAGCATTAAAATTGTTGAGGTTGCCGAAAGATTACAAGACGTAGGCATTAAGGCCATCAGTATTCACGGGCGCACACGCGCTCAAATGTATAAAGGCGACGCTGACTGGAAACCCATTGCAGATGTTAAGAACAATCCACGCATGCACATTCCTGTATTTGGCAATGGTGATGTCAACACACCAGAACGTGCTCTTGAAATGCGCGATGAATATGGGCTTGACGGTGCCATGATAGGACGCGCGAGCATAGGTTACCCGTGGTTTTTTAGAGAAGTCAAGCATTTCTTTGAAACAGGTGAACATCTGGCGCCACCAACCATGCAAGAACGTGTTGAAGTTGCGAGACGTCACTTAGAAATGTCCATCGCTTGGAAAGGTGAGAAACTAGGTGTTTTTGAAACACGTAGGCACTACACTAATTATTTCAAAGGCATCCCTAACTTCAAGCAACACCGCATGAAAATGGTGACTAGTGACGATCCACAAGGAGTATTTGATGCGTTTGATGAGGTGCTACAGGAGTTTGGTGATTACAGCTTTGCCTGA
- a CDS encoding TonB-dependent receptor domain-containing protein: MKLFYSLLLGLLCISATAQHELTGTVKDSDQNAFPYANVLLYKMPDSTFYKATITDDAGRFEINVIDTGEYTLVSSFVGMIPLSRKLTIDKDLNITDLILQENTEQLEGVTVTARRPTIEKRPDRFIFNVENSSLSIGNTQDILKQTPGIFEMNGSYMVQNSPAVIYINNKRVYLTSDELNQLLTGYSADNIKSVEVITNPPARYDAEGAAVININTSKGISLGYKGSINGEYTIDRFAKYQIGTSQFYKNNWINVYFNYNYNPRKDFKLDESQIGFFNDNGSRNSRWFTDFEKETVSDAHNFNTLLDFTLNENNSLSINANLTVNQNQDIDTDVETFILPSGSFTFDGFNTDSDLTRNRNNGFANIGWLNTFNEGSGTLSLEANYIFTDRDQTQDLSSRFFDENGDTTGTNSFFTDALQDINIGTGKLDFSNTFGAYVVGAGLKYSDVNSTSELLFFDTNGGSGEFRDQLSDRFIYDENIYAAYLQLDRDWENWALSLGLRAEQTDVEGDSRSLGQVNTQEYFELFPNVSLTKQTDQNNLFTLSYKRSIERPRYESLNPFSYFINDNNVNTGNPNLQPAFTNKVNLNWTHKGQYIFDLYYTRTNDALAILPFQNNDNFTLNSQNANLDYELQYSLDFTTIQYLNQSWFLQAQSSLFYMENEFTAVQSGGVKQQLDVTGFYLNIFNRITLSKDRTFSVDVQAGYLTNYLSGSYEFKDQLTTSVGFYKSLWNNRAAVTLNFNDLFLSQNQPLVSRYLNQDNRFLALPETNTIALGFTYKFGNFRLSNRDVATPEDQERTGTRTSGF; this comes from the coding sequence ATGAAATTATTTTACTCTCTACTACTCGGTTTACTATGCATTAGTGCCACTGCACAACATGAACTTACAGGCACGGTAAAAGATAGCGATCAAAATGCCTTTCCCTATGCCAATGTATTGCTATATAAAATGCCTGACAGCACTTTTTATAAGGCCACGATAACAGATGATGCAGGGCGATTTGAAATCAACGTCATTGATACTGGTGAGTACACTCTGGTGAGCAGTTTTGTTGGAATGATTCCGCTTTCGCGAAAGCTAACTATCGACAAAGATCTCAACATCACAGATTTAATTTTACAGGAAAATACAGAGCAGCTAGAAGGCGTAACCGTTACCGCGCGCAGACCTACTATAGAAAAGCGTCCAGATCGATTCATATTTAATGTAGAGAACAGTTCTTTAAGTATCGGGAACACGCAGGACATCCTAAAACAAACACCTGGGATTTTTGAGATGAATGGAAGTTACATGGTGCAAAATTCACCAGCAGTTATCTACATTAATAACAAGCGTGTTTATTTGACGAGCGATGAGCTCAACCAGCTATTGACTGGTTACAGCGCCGATAATATCAAAAGCGTCGAGGTAATTACAAATCCACCAGCACGCTATGATGCAGAAGGTGCCGCGGTGATCAATATAAACACTAGCAAAGGTATCTCGCTAGGTTATAAAGGATCAATCAATGGAGAATACACAATTGATCGCTTTGCCAAATACCAGATAGGAACCTCTCAATTCTATAAGAATAATTGGATCAACGTTTACTTTAACTACAACTACAATCCGCGAAAGGATTTTAAACTAGATGAGTCCCAAATAGGCTTTTTCAACGATAATGGATCACGCAACTCACGATGGTTTACAGATTTTGAGAAAGAAACTGTGAGCGATGCTCATAACTTTAACACATTACTAGATTTTACTCTAAACGAGAACAATTCCTTGAGCATCAACGCAAATCTTACGGTAAATCAAAATCAAGACATCGATACTGATGTGGAGACCTTTATACTACCTTCTGGCTCATTTACATTTGACGGTTTCAATACAGACTCTGATCTTACAAGAAATAGAAATAATGGTTTTGCAAACATTGGATGGCTCAATACCTTCAATGAAGGTAGCGGTACCTTGTCTCTAGAGGCAAATTACATCTTCACAGACCGCGACCAGACTCAGGATCTATCCAGTAGATTTTTTGATGAAAATGGAGATACTACGGGAACTAATAGCTTCTTTACAGATGCATTGCAGGATATCAATATCGGCACGGGTAAGCTAGACTTTAGCAATACATTTGGCGCCTATGTGGTAGGCGCTGGTCTTAAATATTCTGATGTTAATTCTACAAGTGAACTGTTGTTTTTTGATACAAATGGTGGTTCTGGAGAATTTAGAGACCAGTTGTCTGACCGCTTCATCTATGATGAAAATATCTATGCCGCATATTTGCAATTAGATCGCGACTGGGAAAACTGGGCGCTATCTCTAGGATTACGTGCAGAACAAACCGATGTAGAAGGAGATAGCCGCTCTCTAGGACAAGTCAATACTCAAGAATATTTTGAGCTATTCCCTAACGTATCATTGACTAAACAAACAGATCAAAACAACCTCTTTACCTTAAGTTATAAGAGGTCTATTGAACGACCGCGATACGAGAGTTTAAATCCATTCTCTTACTTTATAAACGACAACAATGTCAATACAGGTAATCCTAACCTGCAGCCAGCCTTTACCAATAAGGTAAACCTCAACTGGACGCATAAAGGACAGTATATTTTTGACCTGTATTACACAAGGACAAACGATGCGTTAGCCATATTACCTTTTCAAAACAACGACAATTTTACGCTCAATTCACAAAATGCAAACCTGGATTATGAGTTGCAGTACAGTCTGGACTTTACCACCATCCAATACTTAAATCAATCCTGGTTTTTACAGGCGCAGTCTAGCTTGTTTTATATGGAGAACGAATTTACCGCAGTACAATCTGGTGGCGTCAAGCAGCAGTTGGATGTAACTGGTTTTTACCTCAACATCTTCAATCGCATTACCTTGAGTAAGGATCGCACCTTTAGTGTCGATGTGCAAGCTGGTTACTTGACAAATTATTTGAGCGGCTCTTATGAGTTCAAAGATCAATTGACAACGAGTGTAGGTTTCTACAAATCATTGTGGAATAACCGTGCTGCAGTAACACTCAACTTCAACGACTTGTTCTTGAGCCAGAACCAGCCGCTAGTTTCTAGATACCTTAATCAGGACAACAGGTTCCTAGCCTTACCAGAAACCAATACCATTGCACTAGGCTTTACCTATAAATTTGGAAACTTCAGGCTTTCTAATCGCGATGTGGCAACTCCAGAAGATCAGGAACGCACAGGAACGCGCACCTCAGGATTCTAG